Genomic DNA from Corallococcus macrosporus:
CACCAACGACCAGCGCATCCTGGACCTCACCCACGACGACATGCGCCGCGCCCGCGCCGCCGCGCTGTCCATGATCCCCACCAGCACCGGCGCCGCGAAGGCCATCGGTGAGGTGCTTCCGGCGCTCAAGGGCAAGATGCACGGCCTGTCCGTCCGCGTCCCCACCCCGAACGTGTCCCTGGTGGACCTGACGGTGAACACCTCCAAGAAGGTCACCGCGGAGGAGGTCATCGCCGCGATGAAGGCCGCCGCCAACGGCGCGCTCAAGGGCGTGCTCGAGTTCAGCGACGCGCAGACGGTGTCCGTGGACTACAACGGCAACCCGCACTCGGCCATCTTCGACGCCACCAACTGCTACGTGATGGGCGACAACCTGCTCAAGGTCATGGCCTGGTACGACAACGAGTGGGGCTTCTCCAACCGCATGGTCGACACGGCGAAGTTCCTCGTGTCCAAGGGCGTGGCTTAAAGCCGCACCGCATCCGGCACCCCAGGCTGACCGAGACAGGCACAAGGGACACCCAAGATGATCCGCTACATCGATGACCTGCAGTTGACCGGCAAGCGCGTCTTCATCCGCGTGGACTTCAACGTCCCGCTGGAGGGGCGTCGCATCACCGACGACACCCGCATCCGTGAAGCGCTTCCCACCATCCGGCGCGCGCTGGAGATGGGCGGCAAGGTCATCCTGGCGTCCCACCTCGGTCGGCCCAAGGGGCCGGACCCCAAGCTGTCCACGGTGCTCGTCGCGGAGAAGCTGGCGGAGCTGCTGGGCGGCAAGCACGAGGTCATCCACGCGGACGACTGCGTGGGCGACAACGTGAAGAAGCAGGTGAACGACCTGAAGGCGGGGCAGGTGCTCCTCTTGGAGAACCTGCGCTTCCACAAGGAGGAGGAGGCGAACGACGAGGCCTTCTCGCGCGAGCTGGCGGCGCTGGCGGACGTCTACGTCAACGACGCGTTCGGCACGGCGCACCGTGCGCACGCGTCCACGGCCGGCATGGTGCCCTTCGTGAAGGAGAAGGCCGCCGGCTTCCTGATGCGCAAGGAGATCGAGTACCTGGGCGACAAGGTCCTGCGCAATCCGGCGAAGCCCTTCGTGGCCATCCTGGGCGGCTCCAAGGTGAGCGACAAGATCAAGGTCATCGAGAGCCTGCTGCCCAAGGTGGACGCGCTGCTCGTGGGTGGCGCCATGGCGTACACCTTCCTGAAGGCGCAGGGCATCGAAGTGGGCAAGAGCCGGGTGGAGGAGGGCGACAAGCTGGCGCTGGCGGCGAAGCTGCTGGACACGGCGAAGCGCCTGAAGACGCCGCTGGTGCTCCCCATCGACCACATCGTGTGCGCGGATCCGGATGGCAACGGTCCGGTGAAGGAGACGCCGGATCAGGTCGTCCCCGCGGACATGATGGGCCTGGACATCGGTCCGAAGACGCGCGCGATGTACACGCAGCGCATCCGCGACGCGAAGACGGTGGTGTGGAACGGGCCCATGGGCCGCTTCGAGGTGGCGAAGTTCGCCGAGGGCACGCGGTCGGTGGCCGCGGCCATGTCCATCAACAAGGACGCCGTGACGGTGATTGGCGGCGGCGACAGCGCGGCGGCGGTGGAGCAGATGGGCTACGCGGACAAGATGAGCCACGTGTCCACGGGCGGTGGCGCGTCGCTGGAGTTCCTGGAAGGCCAGCCGCTGCCGGGCATCAAGGCGCTGGAGACGAAGTAGGGCACCCACGCGGTACGCACCGGGGGAGACACCACGATGGCTCGTCGGAAGATCGTCGCTGGCAACTGGAAGATGAACAAGACGGTGCCGGAAGCGCTCGCGCTGGTGCGGGAGCTTCGCGGCGCGGTGGCGGCGCTGGGCGACAAGGTGGAGGTGGCCATCGCGCCTCCGTTCGTGGCGTTGCAGCCCTTGCACGTCGCGCTGGAGGGGGCGCCCCTCCAACTGGCGGCGCAGAACTGCCACTGGGAGTCCTCGGGCGCCTTCACGGGCGAAGTGAGCGCGCCGATGCTGGCGGAACTGGGGTGCGCCTACGTCATCGTGGGGCACTCGGAGCGCCGACAGTTTTTCGGGGAGACGGACGCCACGGTGAACAAGCGCGCCAAGGCGGTGAAGGCCGCCGGGATGACGCCCATCGTCTGCGTGGGTGAGACGCTGGCCGAGCGCGAGTCGAACCAGACGCTGACGGTGGTGGAGCGCCAGGTGCGTGGTGCGCTGGAGGGCTTCTCCGGGGCGGACGTGGCGACGTTCGTGCTGGCGTACGAGCCGGTGTGGGCCATTGGGACGGGCCGTACGGCGACGACGGCGCAGGCGCAGGAGGTCCACGCGGCGATCCGGGGGCTGCTGACCCGGATGTACGACGAGGGGACGGCCGAGCGGGTGCGCATCCAGTACGGCGGGAGCGTGAAGCCGGACAACGCCGCGGAATTGCTGGGTCAGCCGGACGTGGACGGGGCGCTTGTCGGGGGAGCGAGCCTCAAGGCGGCGGACTTCGTGGCCATCGTCAAGGCGGCTGGCTGAAGCGGCCGGGCCCGTTAGAAGTTGTCACCCCTTGAGCACTTTGTGTAGGTTGCGCCCTCTTTTCACGGAGCGTTGGGAACACCCATGCTGACCTTCTTCACGATCGTGCACGTCCTGCTCTGCGTGTTCATGATCTTCGTCATCTTGCTGCAGCCGGGGAAGGACGCCGGCATGGGTTCCGCCCTCGGTGGCGGCGCCGCGACGAGCGCCTTCGGTGGCCGCGGCGCGGTGACCTTCCTGAGCAAGCTGACGGGCATCTGCGCCGGCTTGTTCTTCCTGACCTCGCTGGGCCTGTCCTTCGTGGGCCTGCGCGGGTCGGTGGCCGCGGGCGGTTCCGTGGCCGCGCCGCCGGCGAAGACGGCCCCGGCGACCCCGGGCGCCACGACGCCTCCTCCGGCGGCCCCGGGAGCGGTGGAGCAGGAGCGTTCCGCGACGCCGCCGGCGGAGGGCCAGCCGGCTCCCGCGCCGACGACGCCCGCGCAGTAGTCGTCAGGAAGCATCGGATTCACGCGACGGTTGAATTGGTTGTTGCGTGAATCCACGGGGTCCGGTACATGGACCCCGCCGAAACGCCCAGGTGGTGGAACTGGTAGACACACCATCTTGAGGGGGTGGCGCCGAAAGGTGTGCGGGTTCGAATCCCGCCCTGGGCACTCCGAACAAGAGCCTCCGAGTCGAAAGACTCGGGGGCTCTTGTCGTTTCTAGTGTTGAGCCTTGAAGGGCTCGCGCCGAGGGGGATGCATGCCAAGCCAGCCGAGATACCCGAGCGAACTCCTACGTCCATGGCTCCTGACGAACTTCATGAAGGAGCCGTCGTCCGAGGATGCACGCGAAATCGTGGAAGGAATCCTGGAGCTTTGCGACGAACTCTTCTTCGCGAGTCTCGCGACTGAAGAGGGCGAAGCCGTTCGCCCCCAGATTGTGGTCGCTCCGAAGGGACCTGATGGCCTCAGGAAGGTGCTCGACAGCTCGCTCG
This window encodes:
- the secG gene encoding preprotein translocase subunit SecG, producing the protein MLTFFTIVHVLLCVFMIFVILLQPGKDAGMGSALGGGAATSAFGGRGAVTFLSKLTGICAGLFFLTSLGLSFVGLRGSVAAGGSVAAPPAKTAPATPGATTPPPAAPGAVEQERSATPPAEGQPAPAPTTPAQ
- the tpiA gene encoding triose-phosphate isomerase; the protein is MARRKIVAGNWKMNKTVPEALALVRELRGAVAALGDKVEVAIAPPFVALQPLHVALEGAPLQLAAQNCHWESSGAFTGEVSAPMLAELGCAYVIVGHSERRQFFGETDATVNKRAKAVKAAGMTPIVCVGETLAERESNQTLTVVERQVRGALEGFSGADVATFVLAYEPVWAIGTGRTATTAQAQEVHAAIRGLLTRMYDEGTAERVRIQYGGSVKPDNAAELLGQPDVDGALVGGASLKAADFVAIVKAAG
- a CDS encoding phosphoglycerate kinase, with product MIRYIDDLQLTGKRVFIRVDFNVPLEGRRITDDTRIREALPTIRRALEMGGKVILASHLGRPKGPDPKLSTVLVAEKLAELLGGKHEVIHADDCVGDNVKKQVNDLKAGQVLLLENLRFHKEEEANDEAFSRELAALADVYVNDAFGTAHRAHASTAGMVPFVKEKAAGFLMRKEIEYLGDKVLRNPAKPFVAILGGSKVSDKIKVIESLLPKVDALLVGGAMAYTFLKAQGIEVGKSRVEEGDKLALAAKLLDTAKRLKTPLVLPIDHIVCADPDGNGPVKETPDQVVPADMMGLDIGPKTRAMYTQRIRDAKTVVWNGPMGRFEVAKFAEGTRSVAAAMSINKDAVTVIGGGDSAAAVEQMGYADKMSHVSTGGGASLEFLEGQPLPGIKALETK